The genomic stretch TTTATTCCAATCCGTATTTCTCCAGCTTATAGTAAAGACTCCTCAAGGATATATCCAAGAGCTTCGCTGCCTTGGTCTTATTATTGGCACACTCCTTCATAACCTGAACTATATAGCGTTTCTCCGACTTCTCCACGATATCATCCAGAGTCATGGATATGTCCTCGTAACTCTCACTATTGTCAACAGGCATGCCTCCGACCTTCACAAGCCTTTCAAACTGAGACAGGTGCGTCTCCAGTATCACTGAGTCGTTTATCTTCATGTTTATGATTGCACGTCCTATGAAATTATCCAGCTCTCTTACGTTCCCCGGCCAGTTGTAGGCTTTAAGCTCCTCAACAGCTTGGTGTGATATGTCCTGAACATTGCGCCCGTAAAGCTGGTTAAATTTCTTTATAAAAAATATGGACAGGTCATAAATATCGCCTTTTCGCATCCTTAATGGGGGAATATTTATCGGAAGCACATTCAGCCTGTAATACAAGTCCGCCCTGAACCTGCCGCTGTCAATGGCTGCTTCAAGATCTACGTTAGTTGCGGCAATTACCCTGACATCTATGTTTATTGATTTAGTCCCGCCAACCCTTACGAACTCTTTTTCCTGCAGCACCCTGAGCAGTTTTGACTGTGTTCCCTGAGGAATCTCCCCTATCTCGTCCAGGAAGATAGTTCCTCCGTTAGCTTCCTCGAAAAGACCTTTTCTTCCGCCTTTTTTAGCCCCGGTAAAAGCCCCTTCTTCGTACCCGAACAGCTCCGATTCAAGAAGTGTCTCTGGGATCGCGGAACAGTTAACCCTTACGAATTTTCTATATTTTCTCTCACTCGCGTTATGTATTGAATGAGCGAATATTTCCTTACCTGTACCACTTTCACCTCTTAAAAGCACAGTTATAGGGATTTCCGCAGCCTTCCTGGCTTTATCTACAGCAGCCAAAAGCAGCGCATCCTTCCCTATGATGTCCTCGAAGGTATACTTGGCTTCCAGGCTTCTAATGATATCCTTAGCATTCTTCAATTCGTTGGAAAGCTTGGTTATTTCCGATAAATCATGTATTACACCCACACTGCCCCTTAGCTCCCCATCCACTATTATGGGTGCAGCATTAACCAGCACTTCCTTATGCGTAGGTCCCACCTTCAGAAGGGCGCCTTTAATAGGATTTTTGGTTTTAATTACCTGCATGTGAAGGCTTTCTCCTTCGGCAATATCAACAGTAGCCGGCTTGCCTATCACATCCTTTTCCGACAATCCGGTAATTCTTGTATAGGCAGGGTTTATCATTACGCCCAACCCCTTCTGATCCACAACCGATATTGCATCCTGAGTGGCATTGAATATTGCCGCCAGCATACTCTGCATTTCCTTAAGGTTTGTTATTTCCTCCGCCAGCTCTATAACTTCGGTGATATCCCTGAATACCGCAATAGCTCCTATTATTTTCCCCTGCTTATCTTTTACAGGCATCCTGTTGGTTATAATTTTGATGCTGCCCAGGTTTTGCTGTTGATTCAGCTCCGATTTACCCGTCTCCAGTATGAATGGCAGCCTTGTATCAATTATTACATCAGCCACATACTTTCCTATAGCATCTTCTGAAGGTATCTCAGTGAGCCTTTCGGCGGCTTTGTTGAAAAGCGTTATTATACCCTCAGTATTGACGCCAATCATAGCATCATGAGTAGAGTCCAATATTAGTTCTATATCCCTTTCCATAAAACAACCTTCCTTACGTCAGGTTCGAGGTTCGCGGTTCGTGGTTCGTGGGCTTGGGTTGCTCTTCGGAGCATCGCTCAAATCCTCGTACCTCGCACCTCGCACCTCGCACCAGTTTTATACCGGCTTAAAAGTTTCAATTATCCTTTCGGCTGCCTTCATGCCATCCACTGCTGCGCTCATGATTCCCCCTGCGTAGCCTGCCCCCTCGCCTATCGGATAGAAATTTTTTACTGTCTCGCTTTCCATGTTTTCCTTTCTGACTATCCTTATGGGTGCAGAAGTCCTTGTCTCAACGCCTGTAAGAATTACGTCCCTGCTAGCAAAACCTTTTATCTTCCTGTCAAAGTCCCTGAGAGCTTCCTTCATTGTCTGCGTTACATAATCAGGCAGACACAAATGCAAGTCGCAGAGCTTTATCCCAGGCTCATAGCTTGGTCTGACTCCACCCAGCCTCTGAGATGCCTTACCTTGAAGAAAATCACCCACAAGCTGTACCGGTGCATGAAAATTCCTGCCGCCCAGCTCATAAGCCTTGCTTTCCCATGTTCTTTGATACTCTACCCCCGATAAGGGATGACTGCTCCCAAAGTCATCGGGAGTTACAGAAACAACCAGTGCACTATTGGCATTATCCTTATCCCTTTTATACTCACTCATGCCATTGGTGACAAGCATGCCCTGCTCTGAAGCAGCTGCCACTACCTGACCTCCCGGGCACATGCAGAAGCTGTATGCTGCTCGCCCTGTTACTCTGCTCCTTGTCGTAAGCAGATAATCGGCAGCACCAAGTCTTGGGTGCCCCGCAAAACTGCCATACTGCGCTTCATCTATCATGCTCTGCACGTGTTCAATCCTTACCCCTATGGAGAAGGGCTTCGGTACAATGCTTACACCTTTCCCGAAAAGCATTTCGTAGGTGTCCCTTGCACTATGTCCCAGTGCTGCTATTATTACATTGGATTCAATAGTTTCGCTGCCGTTTACAACTACAGCCTTTGCTGCACCATTGTCAACTAAAATATCAGTAACCTTGGAGGAAAACCTTACTTCTCCTCCAAGCTCAATTATTCTGTTCCTTATATTTTTTATGACAGTCTTTAAAATGTCAGTCCCTATGTGGGGCCTGCCGAGATATAGTATCTCTTCTGGAGCCCCTCCTCCTACAAAAGCATCAAGCACCATGCCGATTCTTCTATCCTTTATTCTTGTCGTGAGCTTTCCATCCGAAAAGGTACCCGCTCCTCCTTCTCCAAACTGTATGTTGGAGTTCTTATCAAAAGCGCCGAGTTTAAAAAAGGAATCAATTGCCTCAGCCCTTTTATCAACATCACAACCTCTTTCGAGAATCAGCGGTCTGTACCCATGTTTTGCTAAAATTAAACCGGCAAACAATCCTGCCGGTCCACTGCCTATAATTATAGGCCTGTTATTTATTTTCCCGCTGCCATACTGAACCTCAGCTTCAATATCAGCCTGGCTGGCTTCTTCATCTATTATTACAGCATCCTTTATCTGACGATACTTGGAAATACTCATATTCCCCACTGTCTCAATCTCTGCGGAGTATATCAGCAGTACATCCCTCTTATCTCTTGCATCTACAGATCTTTTTAATATTCTGATACCGGATATTTCCTTTTCACTTACCTTGAGCTTCCCGGCGGCAAGAAATCTAACCGTCTCGATATCACTATTATTGGTTATCTCTTTAACAGGCTGCTTCAAGTTATTTATCTCAAAACGCACTTAATCATCTCCAAAATGTTTCGAACTATGTACCGCTCTTTTTCAACACCACCTCAGTCTGCTGCGGTGATACTCCCATAACCTCAACCCCTTGGGGCACTTCCCACAATATATTCAGGACATTGGTGCCCTCATTGGCATGCTTCAGGTCAACATAGAATTTGATGGTATTCGTGGCATCAATCAATAAGCCCTCTGCACCTCTCAAGCTAACCACCATACCGTTTTGTATGCTTCCAACCTCCAAGCCCTCTGCAAGATTCACATATTCGATGCTGCCGATAGTCATATCACTTGTTATTACCTTCTCTATATTGATGAATATGCTCATCTTTTCACTGGCATTCACAAGTTCAACACCATCAGGCATTACCAGCTTTACTTCCCTCGATACATCTGCTGTTCCATCAGTAATATCAATTTTCTCAGTTTTTATAGAATTTATACCTTCAAGGATCTGCTGCTTTCCGGTAACAAGTATCTCCGCAGGAGATACTGACATATTGCTTATTACATATCCAGCAGCCGGCTGTCCTGACAAATCCATTTGCAAGCCGACACGCTTCGTATTCTCTATAGGAATGCTTACTTCTATATTGCCGGGTTCTATAGTGATATTTTGTATATCCTTCCCGTTTTCATCCAGAGCCCTCACAGGCAGTATCTTCTTTACTTCCGCATTAACACTGGCAATATCCACATCAACCCTTACGGTATTTATTTTGTTGATTTGGGATTCTGCCCCGGTTATGACAACATCATTTGGTGCTATCATAGGGGTCATAGCCGCCAAGCCGTGGGATGGATTCCCCATTATATTAACGTGTACGCTTTTCTGAACGCTTACTTTGGGTTCGAGCACTACCTTAAGGCTATCCGCTGATTTCATCAGGATATTCACATCCTCAGGTATGCCATTGATATTTATTTTTACAAAGTTATCACCCTTAAGCCTATGACCTTCTAAATCAGCAACAGCGTCAACAGTGGTCTCGTTAAGCTTATCCAACTCATTATTCTTGCCTTTTAATCTAAGAGTAAGTTTAAAGCTGTTAGGGTCGTTAGCCAGCATCATGTTGCTCTTCTCAAGGAATACAGTGTTAATAAGCCTGACCGGAATTGTTATATCCTTTGTAATTTCAGGATTCTGCTCTGTTATAACATAGAACCAGAGCAGCAACGCCAGCATAACTGAAAATATCCGTATAGTAATATCCTTGTTTAAAAATCTATCATTCATTTTTGGCACCCCACTTCATCCATACGGGCTGCTTGCTTTCCTTGATCTTATAGCTGTTCTTGATTATTTCCTTCATGGACTTGGTATCCAGATACCTTGACAGTCTTCCCATTTTGGCGAAGGATATGACACCAGTCTCCTCAGATACGATTATTACCAAGGAGTCGGATATCTCGGTTATACCTATTGCAGCCCTGTGCCTGGTACCGAGCTCCTTGCTCAGGTTCTGGCTCTGGGTAAGGGGCAGGAAGCACCCTGCAGCAGTAATTCTATTCCTTCTAATTATCACAGCACCATCATGGAGAGGAGTGTTGGGAACGAACAGGTTCACCAATAGTTCATTTGTAACTATGGAATCAAGCTTGGTGCCCGTCTCTATATACTCATTTAAACCAGTTTCCTGCTCTAATACTATGATGGCCCCGATTTTATTCTTTGAAAGGTGTGTGACTGCAATATTAATTTCATCCAGCATCTTATCAATTTCTTGGTCAAGCAGCTCCCCCTTCACGAAGAACTTGCCCCTCCCAAGGTGCTCAAGTGCACGTCTTAGCTCTGGTTGGAAGATTATCAGTATTGCAATAACTCCCACTGTCATTGCGTTTTTCAGCAGCCAGTATACAGCATGGAAGCCAAGGACCTCACTGAGCTTGGTTGCAATTATAAGCATGGCGATACCCTTAATCAGCTGCTCTGCCCTTGTTTCTTTTATTAAGTTCATTATTTTATAAATAATAACGGCGATTATTCCAATATCTACATATGTATTCCACATTTTGAGATACGGAAGCAGCTCCCTAAGTTCCTCCACGTCTATGCACCTCTCATATTGCAATTTTTTTCATACTTCAATTATATATTAATTTCCCGTTGTTTTAATATTACAAATATGTATCATTTTTAAAAATTCCGGCAATAGGCTATAGGCAATGGGCAATAGGTTTCTGCAGGGCTTCGAAGCCTTTCTGATTCCTCGAAACCCGAACCAATCCCTAAAAGAACAGATGTGTGATATATTGATCAATTATTACCAGTGTTCCAACCGCAAACACATAATAAGAAAAATACCTCATACTGCCCTTTTTCAGCAGAACAATCATAAATCTTATAGAGAAATAGCCTGCCGCCGCCGCTGCTATAGTCCCTGCAACCATTGGCGTTGTGATGATGCTGCCGCCTCCCGCCTCGAAAATGTCCTTTACCTGAAATACCGCAGCTCCTAATATAGCAGGGATTGAGAGCAGAAAGGAAAACTTAGCAGCAAACTCCCTGTCCAGACCCCTAAGCAGCGCACCCGAGATAGTAAGTCCCGACCTTGAAATAGCAGGCATGATTGCAGCCCCTTGCATAACCCCGATAAAAGCGGCATCAAGATATGATGTCTCCTTTATATTCTTTCTTCCTGTGCTCAGCCTTTCAGCAAAAAGAATAATTACACCGGTCGCCAGGAACTCAAAGCCTAAGGTGCTGCCGCTCTTGTACATTGCTTCGAAGGAATCCCTAAACATTATTGCTATGATTCCTGTCGGTATAGTACCAGCAACCAACAGCCATGTAAGCTTTTGAAAGGGTTTTTTAAGAAGGGAGAATATTTCTTTCCATAGCACCGTAACTACAGCCGCAAGTGTTCCTACATGCACCATGGTATCAAATATCAGTGTAGGCTCAGTTATTCCGAATATCTTTTGAAACAGCACCAGATGTCCTGAGCTGCTTATAGGCAGAAACTCCGTAAGTCCCTGAATAAGTCCCAGTATTATTGCTTGAATAGTGTTCATTATTAAACCTCCCAATAGTTCGTTTTGTGAAATATCCTTTTATTAATTATTCAGATTTCACAAAAAGTTTCCTTAATGTTATTGAATTTGCACCATACCCAATATAATTACTTTTGTGCGTTCAATATATATATCCATTATAATTATGATACAATTCCTGCCATCATTCAATATATCTTCAGCAGTTTTCACAACTGGTATAATTGTCCTATTTAAACACCCGCTGAAAAACAATATGGGTGCGTTGCATAGCAATACACCCAATGACAACAGTATATATAGACGAAAGCGATTAGAATTTTCTTTCAAGTTGGTCGTTAATTATTTCTATTATTATTTCTTTTCCCATCGAATCAGGCAACTCCTTGGCACTTTTCAAGGCTTTACTTATATATTTCTCAGCAAGGTTCTTTGACCTTTCAATAGCCTTTGAGGCATCCATGACTGCATACAGTGATAATCCATTATCCTTGCGTATTCTGCTTAAGGCTTCCAAAACCTGCTTTTTATATTCTGAACGAAGTGCATATATTATCGGCAAAGTATATACTCCCTGTGCGGCATCATTTAGCAATGGTTTGCCCACCTTTGCCGCATTGCCGGTTAAATCCAGAATGTCATCAATAATCTGGAAGGCCATACCAATATTATTGCCCAACACCCCCAGCTTATTCACAAGCTTCTTGGGACATCCCGCCTTATAAGCGCCCATATACAGGCTTATTGCAAATAAAGCGGCGGTTTTTCCGCCAATCCTTTTGAGATACTGTTTAACACTTACATCAGTATCAAATCTCTGCTCATTTTGGGATATTTCACTATCACAGATATATGCCGAAGCTTTTGCCACCTGTCTTAGCATATCCATATCCGAATAATCAGCTACCAGCATGAAGCCACGGGTAAGCAGAAAATCTCCGCTGTATACAGCTACATCTTTGCCCAGTACCGAGTGTACTGTTTCCTTTCCTCTCCTGAGCTTTGCATCATCTATTATGTCATCATGTATGAGAGTGGCCATGTGGATTATTTCCAGAGCTGCAGCTACTTTCACAATAGTATTGCTATGATATTCACCAAAGGTTCCGCCAAGTATTGTAAAAGCAGGCCTAAGTCTTTTGCCTCCGCTGTTTACAAACTCCACCAACGCTTCTTTGACCGTTTTATTTCTTGTTCTCAAAGACTTCTTTATTGTATCTTCTACAGATTCCAGCTCTTTTCTTAAAAATTCATTATCATTCCACATTTCCATCACTTCCTATTCCAAGTATGTGTCTCATTGGTCTCATGGTATATTGTACTGCGAATCCTATAAATAATCCTGTAATCACTGCTGAAACCAATAAAAGGGGTAAGTAGTAAAATAGCTTCATATTCTGTACTATAAGGCTGGCTACCAATATTTGTCCAATGTTGTGAAACACAGCGCCCACTACACTTATCACAGGCAGACTGAAAAGGTTCCTGAAATTTTTATACATCACTGCCATTGCCAGCGTGCTTATCGAACCTCCTATGAAGCTGTATATGAAACCAGATACTCCGCCGCCAAATACAGACCCCAGAAGGGTTCTCATACCCACAACCATAAGAGCTTCCTTAGGTCCGAACAATATGATTGTCACAAGCGAAATTGCGTTCGCCAGACCAAGCTTTATCCCTGGGACAGGAATCGGTACAGGAATCATTCTCTCAATTATATGAAGTATTAATGCTTGTGAAACCAGAATGCCCAGCAACACCATTTTTTTTGTCCTACTCATACTATTCTCCTCACTAAACATTTCACACCAATACATTATGCTTAATTCAAAATATGCAAATGTTTTCCTTGCTTGTCATAAATCGCATATAATCTTATAATCTGTCACGGCGATTTATACATATCAAAATGAAATATCATCAACTTCAGATTCTGTCTTTCCCTCAACGTAGACAGCAACTTTGTTAGGCAGGCATACTATGCTCTGTCCAACTTTGTTCACCACTCCTGTCTTCTGGCACACCTTGTCCGGACATATTACATCTTTAACATAGGCACCATTTTCATCAATTAGGATATCAATGTATTTTCCATCTTCAAAGTCTATATGGACCTTCTGCTTCTTCATTCCTGCTTCTATAGGAATCGATTTATAAAAATTCCCGTTTGTTTCTACCACAATCTGTCTCTCATCTTTCGACTCACTCATATTGTTAATCCAAAACCATGAAATTGCCGCGACAGCTAGTATTATTACGATGATCAAATCGCCTTTTTTTAGCTTCATTATATCCCCCGTCCATTAGTTTTGCGAAAAAAATTTCATTACCGGCTTAGGTTTCGCAAAACGTTTCCTTATCACTCAAATACACTACAATTGTATATTATACAACAAAAAAAGCCTATAGTAATAGTATGGATTTAATTATTTTTCATAACAGAATATATACTGTAATTAAATCCAATTGCACCCATATAAGCATATGACAGACTTCCTTTTGAAATGAATTTAATTATCATTATTAAATTTTTGTTGCATTGATATTAATGTATCATATAGAATTAGATATGTAAATTTAATATCGCATTTTGTAATATTACTGTAGATTATCATCTATTTAATGGAGGTGCCCTATTTTGATTCTAAAAAGAAAAATGCTTCTCGTTACTACCATAGCCTTAATAACTACATTCGCATTGGCTGGATGTCAGACACCAGCTTCCACTCCCGCTCCTGCTCCCGCAGCAAAAGGAGAGCCTATATCCAGAACTGATTATATGCTGGGAACAGTTATTGACATAACCATATATGATAAGAGCGACACAACAATACTGGATAAGGCCTTTGCCAGAATAGCTGAAATAGAGAGTAAAATGACTATTAATAACGCTGAAACCAGTGAAATCATTGCTCTCAATAATGCTTCAGGCGTAAACGAAGTGAAGCTTAGCCCCGACACCTTCTTAGTGGTGGAAAAAGGGAAGCAGTATTCTGAGCGATCCGATGGAAAGTTTGATATAACTGTAGGCCCAATAGTTAAGCTTTGGAATATTGGTACCGAGTCTGCAGCGGTACCTGATAAAGATGAGCTGGCAGAAGCTGTGAAGCTGATAGATTATAACAAACTGATCCTTAACAAGGAAAACCTTACCGCCAAACTTGAAACCCCGAATATGAAAGTGGATTTGGGTGCTATTGCAAAGGGCTATACTGCTGATGAAGTTGCCAGAGTCCTCAAGGAGAATGGGGTAGAGCATGCCATTATAAACCTCGGTGGAAACGTTATGACCGTGGGTGGGAATCCAAATGGCAACCCATGGAAAATCGGAATTCAGGACCCCTTCAACCCAAGAGGTGATTTCCTTGGTATAGTCCCTATAACGAACTGGACTGTAGTGACCTCAGGCACCTACGAAAGATTCTTTGAAGAGAACGGTAAGAAATACCATCATATTTTGGACACAACAACCGGCTATCCTACTGACAATAATTTGTACAGTGTATCAATTATAACTGACAAATCCATAGACGGAGATGGGCTGTCCACTACCACACTGCTAATAGGGCTTGAGGAAGGCATTAAGCTTATCGAAAGTCTCGAAAATACAGAAGCCATATTTGTGACCTCAGACAAAAAGGTTTATGTTACTTCAGGTCTAAAGAAAGACTTTATAATCACTAATCCTGATTTTAATCTAGCTAATTAAAAATCTGGAGCAGAATATCTGCTCCAGATTTTTTCTTTAATATCCAATCCTTATATCAGGCATAGTAACAACAAGTATAAAAAGAACAAGCAAAACGAAAAGAAGCAGCAGCTGCTTTCTCAACACAATCCCCCCTAATTATCTACCGCAAATATATACGTTATTACTTCTTCGTTAAATGCTTTAGTTAAATATATGAGGCAGGGATTGTATTTCTTGCCTAAAAGTTATAAATTGCACTCATTTATATCCATTTTACCTTTGGCAGATTGCCTTCCACCGTTTTCGTAAAGCTTACCGCAGGGTATCCCATAAACAGTATGCCCTGAATTTTCTTACCTTTTGGCATCTCTAATAATTCTTCTGCTTTTTTACTCCTGGCTAATATCATTTTCCCCGCCCCGGATATGCAAGAACCCAAACCCATTGTTTGTGCCGTCAGCATCATATTGTACATGGCATACTGGCAGCTCTGCTCGGTATAATGGATTTTGGGGTCTGCAGTCAGTATTATCAGTACAGGCGCCTTTTGAAATATATTTCCTCTCTCCAATACCCTTTTTATCTTTTCTCTATCAGTGTCATTCGCTGCTGTTTTAAATAGCTTAAGAATATTGAATACCAGAGGGTTCTTGTATATAAGCCCATCCATTCTTTTAATATAGGAAAGGTTTATCTCTTCCAGCTTTGCCATTTTCTCCACATCCCGTACTACAATAAGCTCAATATCATAGTTGTTCGTAGGAGCCAGCTTTGCAGCAGCGCAGATCTTCTCCAGCTTCTCCGTCTCGACGGGCTTATCCTTGAAGCTTCTTATGGAATGCCGTGCTTTGAGAAGCTCAGTTAGGCTTTCATCTTCAGGGAGCAGCTCCCTTATTATCTTTCTCGATTTAATACCATTCCAGGACAACGCGCCCGTCGGGCAGCAAGCTATACACTGGCAGCATGTGCTGCACAGCTTGTAATCTATCTCTATACTTTCACTGCCATTAGAAATCGCAGATGCATGGCATATACTTCTACAGTCACCGCATCTTACACACTTGGAACTGTCAATTGTTATCATAAGTACCCCCATCGCATTTCCATAAATAAGTCATTTTACTGTATATTTCTAGAAATGTTCCGGAAGTCCTTCATTTTACCGTCTCAATCTATTGCCTATAGCCCATTGCCTTTCTTAGTGGCTGTTATCCTCTTGATCCTTGAGGTACTCCCTTAAAAATACTATAAGCTCTTTTTCATCCTTGCTCAGAAATTCAAGACCTCTGGACTCATCCACTATATATTTCTTAAGAAGCAGTGCGCTCTGGTTCCAAAGCTCAGGGATATACTGCTTCATAAGTATTATGCAGTTGGCTACCCTATCATCATCCATTGACTTAAGGCATTCCATGATTTTCTCATATTTAGACCCTGCATCCTCGTCCCCTGCTTCAGCCATAGCCTTTAATCCATCAACATATTTGTACATTCTTCTACCTTCCTGCATTAATGATTTTGTTTTCTCATATATTCTGGCATATACAGCTTTTTTAATGCAGGCAAATATGAAAAACCCGGCCAATCAAGCCGGGGACAGTGGCACTCTTCTCTTTGCCATATATGTATTCGTTTCAGGCGACGGCACTACAAATCCATACCTTTGGTATAATCCCTGAGCATCCTTGGTACACAAGGTTCCGTTTAAGTGCATTAAATCCGGGTGATTCACAATAAATTCCACCAGGAACTTACCGATACCCTGCCCTCTGTATTCCTCATCCACAAAAACATCACACAGCCAGTACATCACAGAATAGTCTGTAACAGCTCTTGCAAAACCCACCTGTCTTCCTGCATCGTACACTCCAAAGCACAGAGAGTTTTTTATAGACTTTTCTATCTGTTCCTTCGTTCTGTATTTTGCCCAATATGCTTTGTTGACCAGAAAATCATAAACAGTATCTACTGACAGAAGTGATTTCTCAGTACTTATCAGATATTTCCCGTAGGTCTGTTCCATAATCTATACCCCTCCTTTAGAATAATTGTCTTATAACTTCTCAATCAGCTTACTGGGAGTGCCGCAGTGATATATATAAAGTCTATGCAGAGGCCTTGTCATCGCCACATACAGCAGCTTGATATCCAGTTCGCTGTCCCCATAGCTTTCAGTCTCTGCATCCGCAATGAACACCACATCAAACTCCAAGCCCTTTGACAAGTGTGCGGGAACAATGACTACCCCACTCTTGTACTCCCTGTCCTTTTCTGTGATTATCCGCGGAGCATCCTTTCCTGCCCTGAAGCCCTTGCGCAGTTCGCCGCAGGTATCCGCAGTCTTGCATATGATTGCTATAGACTTGAACTTCTGCTTTTTTAGCTCCTTGATTTTCTCCCATATATCAGAAGCAATATCATGTCGACTTTGCTTCTCTATTACCTCTACTTCGCCTCCATGTCTTATAACCGGTCTGGCAGGAATCAAATTCTCATTTTTTAAATTAGCAATAACCTTGTTGGCAGCCTCCATAATCTCTACAGTTGTCCTATAACTCTGCTCCAGCACAAGCTTGCCGCACCTGCCCTCGAAAACATGCTCATCCACATCCCCCCAGTCCTTTATTCCCCTATAGGAATGTATCCCCTGGGCTAAATCACCAAGTATCGTAAAGGAACTGTCCCTAATTATGCTTTTCAGTACATAAAGCTGGAATACGCTGAAATCCTGCGCTTCGTCTATTACTATATGTTTAACGGGAAGCTTTTCGTCTACTCCATGGATTTTATACTTCAGATATATTATAGGTGCCATATCTTCAATATCAATACTTTCTGATTTCAAATTCAGAATAGTGCTCTCCCTGATAAAACCTGCTGCTTCCCTGCCTATTACCGCATCCACCAGGCTGTGAAACAATTCCTCATTAGACACAAAATCTTTGTAATATTCATACGGGTTGAGTCTGGAGATTTTATTCACATATTCTTTTACAGCACCTTTACAGTACTGCTCAACTCTCCCAATGAACTCATTTTTCTTGTCGATAAGCTCAGTAATTACCTTCTGCCGCTCTTCTCCCTCCTCAAGAACCAGCTTTGCACGGACTATCCTCTTATCACATGCTGATTGGGCTTCCTGGAGAATTGCCTGCTTTTTAGCTTTCAGTCTGTTTGCAAGGTGTTTCTTTATTTCCTCTATCCTTTTCACAAAGGGCTGTTTCCTGTAATCTATACTGAAGAGTTTATTTATTTCTTCATAGCTGTATATGACCTTCGTCAGCAGCCTAAAGTCCTCTTTAGGTATGAAATCCTG from Clostridia bacterium encodes the following:
- a CDS encoding sigma-54-dependent Fis family transcriptional regulator, with translation MERDIELILDSTHDAMIGVNTEGIITLFNKAAERLTEIPSEDAIGKYVADVIIDTRLPFILETGKSELNQQQNLGSIKIITNRMPVKDKQGKIIGAIAVFRDITEVIELAEEITNLKEMQSMLAAIFNATQDAISVVDQKGLGVMINPAYTRITGLSEKDVIGKPATVDIAEGESLHMQVIKTKNPIKGALLKVGPTHKEVLVNAAPIIVDGELRGSVGVIHDLSEITKLSNELKNAKDIIRSLEAKYTFEDIIGKDALLLAAVDKARKAAEIPITVLLRGESGTGKEIFAHSIHNASERKYRKFVRVNCSAIPETLLESELFGYEEGAFTGAKKGGRKGLFEEANGGTIFLDEIGEIPQGTQSKLLRVLQEKEFVRVGGTKSINIDVRVIAATNVDLEAAIDSGRFRADLYYRLNVLPINIPPLRMRKGDIYDLSIFFIKKFNQLYGRNVQDISHQAVEELKAYNWPGNVRELDNFIGRAIINMKINDSVILETHLSQFERLVKVGGMPVDNSESYEDISMTLDDIVEKSEKRYIVQVMKECANNKTKAAKLLDISLRSLYYKLEKYGLE
- a CDS encoding CdaR family protein, giving the protein MNDRFLNKDITIRIFSVMLALLLWFYVITEQNPEITKDITIPVRLINTVFLEKSNMMLANDPNSFKLTLRLKGKNNELDKLNETTVDAVADLEGHRLKGDNFVKININGIPEDVNILMKSADSLKVVLEPKVSVQKSVHVNIMGNPSHGLAAMTPMIAPNDVVITGAESQINKINTVRVDVDIASVNAEVKKILPVRALDENGKDIQNITIEPGNIEVSIPIENTKRVGLQMDLSGQPAAGYVISNMSVSPAEILVTGKQQILEGINSIKTEKIDITDGTADVSREVKLVMPDGVELVNASEKMSIFINIEKVITSDMTIGSIEYVNLAEGLEVGSIQNGMVVSLRGAEGLLIDATNTIKFYVDLKHANEGTNVLNILWEVPQGVEVMGVSPQQTEVVLKKSGT
- the cdaA gene encoding diadenylate cyclase CdaA, with amino-acid sequence MEELRELLPYLKMWNTYVDIGIIAVIIYKIMNLIKETRAEQLIKGIAMLIIATKLSEVLGFHAVYWLLKNAMTVGVIAILIIFQPELRRALEHLGRGKFFVKGELLDQEIDKMLDEINIAVTHLSKNKIGAIIVLEQETGLNEYIETGTKLDSIVTNELLVNLFVPNTPLHDGAVIIRRNRITAAGCFLPLTQSQNLSKELGTRHRAAIGITEISDSLVIIVSEETGVISFAKMGRLSRYLDTKSMKEIIKNSYKIKESKQPVWMKWGAKNE
- a CDS encoding undecaprenyl-diphosphate phosphatase codes for the protein MNTIQAIILGLIQGLTEFLPISSSGHLVLFQKIFGITEPTLIFDTMVHVGTLAAVVTVLWKEIFSLLKKPFQKLTWLLVAGTIPTGIIAIMFRDSFEAMYKSGSTLGFEFLATGVIILFAERLSTGRKNIKETSYLDAAFIGVMQGAAIMPAISRSGLTISGALLRGLDREFAAKFSFLLSIPAILGAAVFQVKDIFEAGGGSIITTPMVAGTIAAAAAGYFSIRFMIVLLKKGSMRYFSYYVFAVGTLVIIDQYITHLFF
- a CDS encoding polyprenyl synthetase family protein codes for the protein MWNDNEFLRKELESVEDTIKKSLRTRNKTVKEALVEFVNSGGKRLRPAFTILGGTFGEYHSNTIVKVAAALEIIHMATLIHDDIIDDAKLRRGKETVHSVLGKDVAVYSGDFLLTRGFMLVADYSDMDMLRQVAKASAYICDSEISQNEQRFDTDVSVKQYLKRIGGKTAALFAISLYMGAYKAGCPKKLVNKLGVLGNNIGMAFQIIDDILDLTGNAAKVGKPLLNDAAQGVYTLPIIYALRSEYKKQVLEALSRIRKDNGLSLYAVMDASKAIERSKNLAEKYISKALKSAKELPDSMGKEIIIEIINDQLERKF
- a CDS encoding Gx transporter family protein, translating into MSRTKKMVLLGILVSQALILHIIERMIPVPIPVPGIKLGLANAISLVTIILFGPKEALMVVGMRTLLGSVFGGGVSGFIYSFIGGSISTLAMAVMYKNFRNLFSLPVISVVGAVFHNIGQILVASLIVQNMKLFYYLPLLLVSAVITGLFIGFAVQYTMRPMRHILGIGSDGNVE
- a CDS encoding NusG domain II-containing protein, yielding MKLKKGDLIIVIILAVAAISWFWINNMSESKDERQIVVETNGNFYKSIPIEAGMKKQKVHIDFEDGKYIDILIDENGAYVKDVICPDKVCQKTGVVNKVGQSIVCLPNKVAVYVEGKTESEVDDISF